Proteins encoded together in one Chryseobacterium sp. G0201 window:
- a CDS encoding DUF3872 domain-containing protein: MLLFTISSCDKELDVKTDFPFELEVMPVPKSITKGEKVTIRCTIKAEGIYEGTQYFIRYFQFDGTGKLSMGNGKMVTLNPNDLYLVPEEVFRLYYESTSTVTQAFDVWISDTKGHEQKVSFQFNNTQK; encoded by the coding sequence ATGTTATTATTTACCATAAGTTCCTGCGACAAGGAACTCGATGTAAAGACAGATTTTCCATTCGAATTGGAAGTCATGCCAGTACCAAAAAGCATTACGAAAGGTGAAAAAGTAACTATAAGGTGTACCATTAAAGCAGAAGGTATTTATGAAGGTACGCAATATTTCATCAGGTACTTTCAATTTGATGGAACAGGTAAATTATCAATGGGTAATGGTAAAATGGTTACCCTCAATCCCAATGATTTATATCTGGTTCCAGAGGAGGTCTTCAGACTATATTATGAATCAACCTCAACTGTTACTCAGGCATTTGATGTCTGGATTTCTGATACGAAAGGGCATGAGCAAAAAGTGAGTTTTCAGTTTAACAATACTCAGAAATAG
- a CDS encoding conjugal transfer protein TraO, whose product MYKYIAAIIICMLSAKCLQAQRLIKGQKGFEIAAGLISDRKPIHDYFYLRAAMTINGKNGSYQLWGIEYTYKKHQFEGFNIPVETYSVEGGYSFRLLGDWSKNISLNLGLSGVAGYEVINEGESLLSNGAVIQNKDSFIYGGDLRLSVEAYLSDHIVMLIDGRSKVIWGTSVERLRPSAGLGFRYIF is encoded by the coding sequence ATGTATAAATATATAGCAGCCATAATAATATGTATGTTGAGCGCAAAGTGCCTTCAAGCACAGCGGCTGATTAAGGGGCAAAAAGGCTTTGAAATTGCTGCGGGACTAATCTCCGATCGTAAGCCGATACATGATTATTTTTATCTCCGTGCAGCAATGACGATTAACGGAAAAAACGGGAGTTATCAATTATGGGGAATCGAGTATACCTATAAAAAACACCAATTTGAAGGTTTTAATATTCCTGTTGAAACCTATTCAGTTGAAGGAGGCTATAGCTTTCGTCTGCTGGGTGATTGGTCAAAGAACATCTCATTAAATCTGGGATTAAGCGGAGTGGCCGGTTATGAAGTAATTAACGAAGGCGAAAGCTTGCTTTCCAATGGTGCTGTCATACAGAATAAAGACAGTTTTATTTATGGGGGTGATTTGCGGCTTTCTGTAGAAGCTTATCTAAGTGATCATATCGTGATGCTTATAGATGGGAGGAGTAAAGTAATCTGGGGAACTTCGGTCGAACGACTTCGTCCCTCAGCAGGTCTCGGCTTTCGTTATATTTTCTAA
- the traM gene encoding conjugative transposon protein TraM encodes MKENDNSKGGVRLTEVGQKPVVDPERSPNDKFQKIKKPIIFCLMALVFAGCIYLIFVPSSDKKNEDQTGLNEVVPQATEAGMQADKGKAYESELLEQKELDKKKSLSTLSEYWNTDSIKSQTLANTSGDNLAVSAPNHQNDALNSYRNIQGTLGSFYQDKGETTQLQNEVKSLKAQLAQRETPQTNPVESQLALMEKSYQMAAKYFPNTPSRTEEKIAKSPNDTMDKIKSKGPVVNVYPTKKGIVSALYREPSDSALLAGLIRMDGRNFFTAGKVHDEFQQANSIRACIHETQIVTADNGVRIRLLDPIRVARMMVPKGTVVTAIAKFQTTRLQLIITSIEFAGNILPVEIMVYDLDGQPGLSVPYSPERNALTEVAANMGNTSGTSVSLSSTAGQQITTDLSKSLVQGVSGYFAKKVRMPKITLKAGYQLFLMAKK; translated from the coding sequence ATGAAAGAAAATGATAACAGTAAAGGGGGGGTGAGGCTTACCGAAGTAGGGCAAAAGCCTGTTGTTGATCCCGAAAGATCTCCAAACGATAAATTCCAGAAAATAAAAAAACCTATTATTTTCTGTTTGATGGCACTCGTATTTGCAGGGTGTATATATTTAATTTTTGTGCCATCATCTGATAAAAAAAATGAGGATCAAACAGGATTGAATGAGGTTGTTCCTCAGGCTACCGAAGCTGGAATGCAGGCCGATAAGGGAAAGGCTTATGAAAGCGAACTTTTGGAACAAAAAGAGTTGGATAAAAAGAAATCCCTCTCGACGCTTTCTGAGTATTGGAATACGGACAGCATAAAATCACAAACGCTCGCAAATACCTCAGGGGATAATCTTGCGGTTTCTGCTCCTAACCATCAAAATGATGCTCTCAATAGCTATCGCAATATTCAGGGGACGTTAGGCTCTTTTTATCAGGACAAGGGAGAAACCACGCAATTGCAAAATGAGGTAAAGTCGCTAAAAGCGCAACTGGCCCAAAGGGAAACACCACAAACGAATCCTGTTGAAAGTCAATTGGCTTTAATGGAGAAAAGTTACCAAATGGCGGCCAAATATTTCCCCAATACGCCTTCGAGGACAGAGGAGAAAATTGCTAAAAGCCCAAATGATACAATGGACAAGATTAAATCCAAGGGGCCAGTGGTAAATGTTTATCCAACTAAAAAAGGCATTGTTTCCGCGTTGTATCGTGAACCCTCAGACAGTGCTTTGCTGGCTGGTTTAATCCGTATGGACGGCAGAAACTTTTTCACTGCCGGAAAAGTACATGATGAGTTTCAGCAGGCCAATAGTATTCGTGCCTGTATTCATGAGACTCAAATTGTTACCGCTGATAATGGCGTGAGAATAAGGCTTTTAGATCCAATACGGGTTGCAAGAATGATGGTGCCTAAGGGAACAGTAGTGACAGCTATTGCGAAGTTTCAAACTACAAGGCTTCAACTAATAATCACTTCCATAGAATTTGCAGGTAACATTCTTCCTGTTGAAATTATGGTATACGATCTGGACGGTCAACCGGGGCTTTCTGTTCCTTATTCACCGGAAAGAAATGCACTCACTGAAGTGGCCGCCAATATGGGCAACACATCGGGAACAAGTGTTTCATTAAGTTCAACGGCCGGACAACAGATTACTACAGATTTAAGTAAAAGTCTGGTTCAGGGCGTTTCGGGATACTTTGCCAAGAAAGTACGAATGCCAAAAATTACACTTAAGGCCGGATATCAGTTGTTTCTGATGGCAAAAAAATAA
- a CDS encoding DUF4274 domain-containing protein gives MKYKISEKRAEFLIDTFFEYTFKEKELHLKSLNDITEPIDLQFIAKNHNYDDGTEILAHIINNPNCDISTAKMIFFRCDVDGYLQLGEESVDFQLISSILINFEKQFYTEERFYYDYKEDSDALSFDEDQARTNLSSQNSLFSKPRGKKIIPSFADNFHQRNLKFYPGYLEIIEADDKLCVNTELFNFEFQIPGDFCKVDQEQYNEFYKSIRFPNALKSRFAETENNLKKILIKPTLLIRNDNLLIVLYLFNSKSLRLKNGVTNVATMLRNELIYIQAFVDIEGVEEGFDKINRIKHDDTWFAISKGMQIKIANIEDVKYLKLILMERDGLLFSLSIVSDDAENLTNEIINDVINKFSIT, from the coding sequence ATGAAGTATAAAATATCAGAAAAAAGAGCTGAATTTTTAATAGACACTTTTTTTGAATACACTTTTAAAGAGAAAGAACTACATCTAAAATCACTGAACGATATTACAGAACCAATTGATTTACAATTTATCGCAAAAAACCACAATTATGATGATGGCACCGAGATACTTGCCCATATAATTAATAATCCAAATTGTGACATTTCAACTGCGAAAATGATATTCTTTAGGTGCGATGTTGACGGTTATTTACAATTAGGAGAAGAGTCTGTCGATTTTCAATTAATTAGTTCTATCCTGATTAATTTTGAAAAACAATTTTACACGGAAGAAAGATTTTATTATGACTACAAAGAGGATTCCGATGCTTTGTCTTTCGATGAGGACCAAGCAAGAACAAACCTAAGTAGTCAAAATAGCTTATTCTCAAAGCCAAGAGGAAAGAAAATCATTCCCTCTTTTGCAGACAATTTCCACCAAAGAAATTTGAAATTCTATCCGGGATACTTAGAAATTATCGAGGCAGATGATAAATTATGTGTCAACACTGAACTTTTCAATTTTGAATTTCAGATTCCCGGCGATTTCTGTAAAGTAGATCAGGAGCAATATAATGAGTTTTATAAATCGATAAGATTTCCAAATGCGCTAAAAAGCAGGTTCGCAGAAACCGAAAACAACTTAAAAAAAATTCTGATAAAACCAACCTTGTTAATTAGAAACGATAATTTGCTCATTGTTTTGTATTTGTTTAACAGCAAATCATTACGTCTAAAAAATGGAGTGACTAATGTTGCTACAATGCTGAGGAACGAGCTCATTTATATCCAGGCTTTTGTCGATATAGAAGGCGTCGAGGAAGGTTTCGATAAAATAAACCGGATTAAACATGATGATACATGGTTTGCAATAAGTAAAGGGATGCAAATTAAAATCGCAAATATTGAAGATGTCAAATATTTAAAACTCATTTTGATGGAAAGAGATGGACTCTTATTTTCACTCTCTATTGTTAGCGATGATGCCGAGAACCTGACAAATGAAATCATAAATGATGTAATTAATAAATTTTCTATTACTTGA
- the traN gene encoding conjugative transposon protein TraN, translating into MLVLCLTVCTLKLCAQEHGGAPATDTIKADSKLKAGSIEPYWLTVTYDKTTHIIFPSKIKYVDLGSEFLIAGKAEEADNVLRIKAAIRDFEPETNFSVITEDGHFYNFDVFYSRYPSTLNYDVLKMLQTEEKEKVNDVLFENLGDTQPSLTEAALKTIYNRDKKLIKHIGSYSFGISFLLQGIYIYNGKYYFHIQVKNKSNVPFYVDFITFKIADKKTTRRTAVQESEMKPLRVYLPLESINANRSERNVILLDQFTLDDDKVFRIEIFEKNGGRHQILEVENTDLIRAKPVTDLKLIF; encoded by the coding sequence ATGCTGGTGTTGTGCCTTACGGTATGCACTTTAAAGCTATGTGCCCAGGAACATGGAGGCGCTCCTGCCACTGATACGATAAAAGCTGACTCCAAATTGAAAGCCGGATCGATAGAACCCTATTGGCTAACGGTTACCTATGATAAAACGACACATATCATTTTCCCCTCAAAGATAAAATATGTTGATCTGGGAAGTGAATTCCTCATTGCGGGAAAAGCCGAAGAAGCGGATAATGTACTCAGAATAAAGGCTGCCATACGGGATTTTGAACCAGAGACCAATTTTTCTGTGATTACCGAAGATGGTCATTTCTATAATTTTGATGTGTTTTACAGCCGTTATCCATCTACCTTAAATTATGATGTGCTTAAAATGCTCCAGACCGAAGAGAAAGAAAAAGTGAACGATGTCCTTTTTGAAAACCTTGGCGATACTCAGCCTTCGTTGACAGAAGCTGCTCTTAAAACTATTTATAACAGGGATAAGAAGCTGATTAAGCACATTGGTTCGTACAGTTTTGGGATCAGTTTCTTATTACAAGGTATTTACATTTACAATGGTAAGTATTATTTCCATATCCAGGTAAAGAATAAATCCAACGTCCCTTTTTATGTTGATTTTATAACATTTAAAATTGCTGATAAGAAAACTACCAGACGTACTGCTGTTCAGGAAAGCGAGATGAAGCCACTCAGGGTATATCTTCCGTTAGAAAGCATAAATGCTAATCGAAGTGAAAGAAATGTTATACTGCTTGACCAGTTTACCCTCGATGATGATAAAGTGTTCCGTATTGAAATTTTTGAGAAAAATGGCGGGCGGCATCAAATATTGGAAGTTGAAAATACAGATCTGATAAGGGCTAAACCAGTGACTGATCTGAAACTAATTTTTTAA